From the Pseudomonas syringae KCTC 12500 genome, the window CCGTATTAATAGATCGACCTTCAAATGCCCATCAATTTCGACCTCAACGACCTCCAGGCATTTCGTGCCGTGGTCGAGAATGGCAGCTTCCGCAAAGCCGCTGAAACCGTGCAGATCACCCAGCCTGCGCTCAGCCGGAGGATAGAAAAGCTCGAGTCTGCGCTGAATGTGAAGCTGTTCGAGCGGACCACCCGCAGGGTCAGCCTGACCACGGTCGGCCGCGCATTTCTGCCTCAGGTCGAGCGTATTCTGGATGATCTGGACAGCGCGTTGATGACCATCGAAGGCGTCGGCTCCACGCGAATGGGCAGCGTGACGATTGCCTGCGTGCCTTCAGCCGCCTATTACTTCATGCCGCAGGTCATCAGCGCCTTTCACCGGCTGTTTCCGAAAATCAGAATTCGGGTCATGGACGCCAGCGCCAATGAGGTCAACAGCGCGGTTGCCCTGGGCGAAGCCGATTTCGGGGTGAGTTTCAGCGGCAATCTGGCGCCGGAGGTGGATTTCGAGCTGCTGCTGCAGGAACGCTACGTGATGGCCTGCAGGCGGGATCACCCGCTGGCAACGTGCGACAGCGTCAGTTGGGAAGAGATGTACCGCCACGACTACATCGGCCTGGACATCACCTCGGGTAATCGTCTGGTGCTGGATCAGGCGCTGGCACCGTCGCGCCCGCACAAGGAAAGCATCTGCGAAACCCGCCATGTCACGACCATGATCGGACTGGTGGAAGCCGGGCTTGGCGTGGCTGCGGTGCCGTCGATCGCCATGCCGATGACCGCTCACCCGTTTCTGGTGAGCGTGCCATTGGTTGCGCCCGAGGTGATTCGCAATGTAGGGCTGCTCAAGCGTCGTGGCAGGACCTTGACACCGGCAGCCCTCGAGTTGGAACAACTGGTCAGGAAAATGCCTTCACGCTCAGCGGGGAACTGAATCCAGACCGGTAGACTGCACTGTAGCCTGGGCTTTCGGGGAGGCCAGGTAA encodes:
- a CDS encoding LysR family transcriptional regulator, which encodes MPINFDLNDLQAFRAVVENGSFRKAAETVQITQPALSRRIEKLESALNVKLFERTTRRVSLTTVGRAFLPQVERILDDLDSALMTIEGVGSTRMGSVTIACVPSAAYYFMPQVISAFHRLFPKIRIRVMDASANEVNSAVALGEADFGVSFSGNLAPEVDFELLLQERYVMACRRDHPLATCDSVSWEEMYRHDYIGLDITSGNRLVLDQALAPSRPHKESICETRHVTTMIGLVEAGLGVAAVPSIAMPMTAHPFLVSVPLVAPEVIRNVGLLKRRGRTLTPAALELEQLVRKMPSRSAGN